A single Campylobacter hyointestinalis subsp. hyointestinalis DNA region contains:
- the waaC gene encoding lipopolysaccharide heptosyltransferase I translates to MKIAIIKLSSLGDIVHTVIVLQFIKKYCKAAEISWFVDEKFGSILDSHQDIKEVVKLPLKDKKFVKTYKILSKFRNKFDIIIDFQGLIKSAIVGRILGKNVVGFDKLSVKEPLCSMFYSTKINCDYNENIIIRNLTLASKALDFKFNTNQIDNKLPCFAASDDDFDFLDKNSKNLLIAPFASEKSKCYDKFKTVINGLKECNILISFGSQKEKEKALELTKNTHAKLLPALSLNRVINLINKVDLVIGNDSGITHIAWAQNRASITIFGNRPSRRNAYKTDKNIVLDAGKKVDAKCIDKSDFCVCDIDPNLVIKEAKRLLNE, encoded by the coding sequence TTGAAAATAGCCATCATAAAACTCTCTAGCCTTGGCGATATAGTACATACGGTCATAGTTTTGCAATTTATAAAAAAATATTGCAAAGCAGCGGAAATTTCGTGGTTTGTAGATGAAAAGTTTGGCTCCATTTTAGACTCTCATCAAGATATCAAAGAGGTTGTAAAACTTCCTTTAAAAGATAAAAAATTTGTAAAAACTTATAAGATTTTATCTAAATTTAGAAATAAATTTGATATCATCATCGACTTTCAAGGACTTATAAAATCAGCTATCGTCGGGCGAATTCTAGGAAAAAATGTAGTAGGATTTGACAAACTTAGCGTAAAAGAGCCACTTTGCAGTATGTTCTATAGCACAAAAATTAACTGCGATTATAATGAAAATATAATAATTAGAAATTTAACTCTAGCAAGCAAGGCTCTTGATTTTAAATTTAACACAAACCAGATAGATAATAAACTGCCGTGTTTTGCAGCTAGCGACGACGATTTTGATTTTTTAGATAAAAATAGTAAAAATCTACTTATAGCTCCATTTGCAAGCGAAAAAAGCAAATGCTACGACAAATTTAAAACGGTGATAAATGGGCTAAAAGAGTGCAATATCCTTATAAGTTTTGGTTCGCAAAAAGAAAAAGAAAAAGCATTAGAGCTTACAAAAAATACTCATGCTAAGCTGCTTCCAGCGCTTAGTTTAAATCGCGTGATAAATCTTATAAACAAAGTTGATTTGGTCATAGGAAACGATAGCGGTATAACTCACATTGCGTGGGCGCAAAACAGAGCTTCTATAACTATTTTTGGTAATCGTCCAAGCAGACGAAATGCTTATAAAACAGATAAAAATATAGTGCTAGACGCAGGCAAAAAAGTAGATGCAAAATGTATTGATAAAAGCGATTTTTGCGTATGCG
- a CDS encoding 3'-5' exonuclease, with product MIKSDHICVFDCETVPDSDTLRKVFGYEGDDKEVAKRAMSEQKENTGSEFLPVCFHKVVAISAVMADKFGRFLRVSTMQGQDEEEKITKFIQFINKFNPRLVSFNGRGFDIPMLMIRAMRYNISSPSYFDVNDKENGKDKWTNYRSRYDGIFHLDLLDHISEFRSVSGLKLDHLCSSLNLPGKYDVHGDQVLEMFYDAKLDKINEYCESDTLNTYWLFLKYELLRGNLTKDDYANYISVMSEFLNDQKQGMSYTDVFCRYVEDELKRLS from the coding sequence ATGATAAAGAGTGATCATATTTGCGTATTTGATTGTGAAACTGTGCCAGACAGTGATACTTTGAGAAAAGTTTTTGGCTATGAAGGAGACGATAAGGAAGTTGCTAAACGCGCTATGAGTGAGCAAAAAGAGAACACCGGTAGCGAGTTTTTACCAGTTTGTTTTCATAAAGTCGTTGCTATATCGGCTGTTATGGCTGATAAATTCGGCAGATTTTTGCGAGTTTCAACGATGCAAGGGCAAGACGAAGAGGAAAAAATAACTAAATTTATCCAGTTTATTAATAAATTTAATCCGCGCTTGGTGAGTTTTAATGGTCGTGGATTTGATATCCCTATGCTTATGATCAGGGCGATGCGCTACAATATATCCTCTCCATCGTATTTTGATGTGAATGATAAAGAAAACGGTAAGGATAAATGGACAAATTACAGAAGTAGATATGATGGTATTTTTCATTTGGATTTGCTTGATCATATCAGCGAGTTTAGATCAGTAAGTGGACTAAAGCTAGATCATCTTTGTAGTAGCTTAAATTTACCTGGAAAGTACGACGTGCACGGCGATCAAGTCCTTGAGATGTTTTACGATGCCAAGCTTGATAAGATAAATGAATACTGCGAAAGCGATACTTTAAATACTTACTGGTTATTTTTAAAATACGAGCTTTTAAGAGGAAATTTGACAAAAGATGATTACGCTAATTATATAAGTGTGATGAGTGAATTTTTAAATGATCAAAAGCAAGGTATGAGCTATACTGACGTATTTTGCAGATATGTAGAAGATGAGCTAAAAAGGCTTAGTTAA
- a CDS encoding nucleotide sugar dehydrogenase: MRDIKIGIIGLGYVGMPLAAAFSDAFSVVGFDLNEKRINELKNGIDRTLELDVMQMTKVLKNGMKFSINLDDIRECNFYIVTVPTPIDKNNRPDLTPLYKSSASLAKVLKKGDIVVYESTVYPGVTEDECVPVLETSGLKFGVDFECGYSPERINPGDKEHTVTKIKKIISASSPKALETVEAVYSKIIKAGVYKASSIKVAEAAKVIENTQRDINIAFVNELLMIFDKMKIDTNEVLDAAATKWNFLNFRPGLVGGHCIGVDPYYLTHKAEEIGYHPEIILAGRRINDNMGIYHANQSVKMMIKNGLKVNGAKVLVLGITFKENCPDIRNSRVIDVIKELKEFGCNVDVYDPWADANDVKKEYGLELLENLNLDGYECVILAVAHKEFLSVDFSKCLSYKIKRI; the protein is encoded by the coding sequence ATGAGAGATATAAAAATAGGGATTATCGGTCTTGGATACGTCGGAATGCCTTTAGCTGCGGCGTTTAGTGACGCTTTTAGCGTTGTAGGATTTGACCTAAATGAAAAACGAATAAATGAGCTAAAAAATGGTATCGATAGGACTCTTGAACTTGACGTTATGCAGATGACTAAAGTGTTAAAAAACGGTATGAAATTTAGTATAAATTTAGATGACATAAGAGAGTGTAACTTTTACATAGTCACCGTTCCAACACCGATAGATAAAAATAATCGCCCAGATCTCACTCCGCTTTATAAATCAAGCGCGAGTTTAGCAAAAGTGCTTAAAAAAGGCGATATAGTAGTATATGAAAGCACGGTTTATCCAGGAGTTACTGAAGATGAGTGCGTGCCTGTGCTTGAGACTAGCGGACTTAAATTTGGCGTGGATTTTGAGTGTGGATACAGTCCTGAGCGTATAAATCCCGGTGATAAAGAGCACACCGTTACAAAAATCAAAAAAATCATCTCCGCAAGTAGTCCTAAAGCCCTTGAAACCGTAGAAGCTGTTTATAGCAAGATCATAAAAGCAGGGGTTTATAAGGCTAGTAGCATAAAAGTAGCCGAAGCTGCAAAAGTCATAGAAAATACGCAACGCGACATAAATATCGCCTTTGTAAATGAGCTACTTATGATATTTGACAAGATGAAGATAGACACGAATGAAGTGCTTGACGCAGCAGCTACAAAATGGAATTTTTTAAATTTCCGCCCAGGACTTGTGGGTGGGCATTGCATCGGCGTAGATCCATACTATCTTACGCATAAAGCAGAAGAGATCGGCTATCATCCAGAGATCATTTTAGCAGGACGTAGGATAAATGACAATATGGGAATTTACCATGCAAATCAGTCTGTTAAAATGATGATAAAAAACGGTTTGAAAGTAAATGGTGCTAAAGTTTTGGTGCTTGGGATCACTTTTAAAGAAAACTGCCCTGATATTCGCAACTCAAGAGTTATCGATGTGATAAAAGAGCTTAAAGAGTTTGGCTGTAATGTAGATGTTTATGATCCTTGGGCGGACGCAAATGATGTGAAAAAAGAGTACGGCTTGGAACTTCTAGAAAATTTAAATTTAGATGGATATGAATGCGTGATCTTGGCTGTAGCACATAAAGAGTTTTTAAGCGTAGATTTTAGCAAATGCTTGTCTTATAAAATCAAACGAATTTAA
- a CDS encoding NAD-dependent epimerase: MKILVTGTAGFIGFHLSRELAKRGDTVVGFDCINDYYDINLKYARLNELGIKRENIEENIAVSSSIYPNLSFIKADLSDLKTMQKLFEESSFDCVINLAAQAGVRYSLINPHAYINSNILGFTNILECCRHHGVKNLVYASSSSVYGLNEKMPFSTHESVNHPISLYAASKKSNELMAHTYSHLFGLSTTGLRFFTVYGEWGRPDMALFLFTKAALEGKTIDVYNYGKMKRDFTYVADIVKGIMKCVDNPATPNLAWDAKNPDPATSNAPYKIYNIGNNSPTSLMDYIKAIEIKLGREIKKNLMPLQAGDVPSTYADVSDLIEDFDYKPNTSVNDGVARFVKWYVDYYKVKI; encoded by the coding sequence ATGAAGATTTTAGTTACTGGAACAGCCGGATTTATAGGATTTCATCTAAGCCGTGAGCTAGCTAAGCGTGGCGACACGGTGGTCGGATTTGACTGCATAAATGATTATTACGATATAAATTTAAAATACGCAAGGCTAAACGAGCTTGGTATCAAACGTGAAAATATAGAAGAAAACATAGCTGTTAGTTCTAGTATTTATCCAAATTTAAGCTTTATAAAAGCAGATTTAAGTGACCTTAAAACCATGCAAAAGCTTTTTGAAGAGAGCTCGTTTGACTGTGTCATAAATTTAGCCGCGCAAGCAGGAGTTCGCTACTCACTCATCAATCCACACGCTTATATAAATAGCAATATTTTAGGCTTTACAAATATACTTGAGTGCTGTCGTCATCACGGCGTGAAAAACCTAGTATATGCAAGCTCAAGCTCAGTTTATGGACTAAATGAAAAAATGCCGTTTTCCACCCACGAGAGCGTAAATCATCCTATCAGTCTATACGCTGCAAGCAAGAAATCAAACGAGCTTATGGCTCACACTTATAGTCATCTTTTTGGACTTAGCACGACTGGACTAAGATTTTTTACCGTTTATGGCGAGTGGGGACGTCCAGATATGGCTCTGTTTTTATTTACCAAAGCTGCCTTAGAGGGTAAAACTATTGATGTTTATAACTACGGAAAGATGAAAAGAGACTTCACTTACGTAGCTGATATCGTAAAAGGTATAATGAAATGCGTTGATAATCCAGCTACTCCAAATTTAGCTTGGGACGCTAAAAATCCAGATCCAGCTACTTCAAACGCGCCTTATAAAATTTATAATATTGGTAATAACTCTCCAACCTCGCTAATGGACTATATAAAGGCGATCGAGATAAAACTAGGACGAGAAATCAAAAAAAATCTTATGCCGCTTCAAGCAGGCGATGTTCCTTCGACTTACGCCGATGTGAGCGATCTAATAGAGGACTTTGACTATAAGCCAAATACTAGCGTAAATGACGGAGTTGCAAGATTTGTGAAGTGGTATGTGGACTATTATAAAGTAAAAATTTGA
- a CDS encoding DNA ligase encodes MKFLALLLSVFLGLKAEVMLLKEYSDENLSDWYASEKYDGVRAIWDGKNLKSRNAKIINAPKWWLKDFPSFAIDGELWSKRGEFEFISSVVSSFDDKGWANIKFMVFDVPNAKGNLRERLEVLREFLKENPNNFIRVIEQIKINSNQDAFAFLDEVISGGGEGVVVRNANVPYKNGRSGEILKLKKFKDSECKVVKLQSGKGKFEGLLGSLICVDIFSNVELKIGSGFSDEQRRNPPKIGSIITYKYQNLTKNLKPRFPIFLRVRSDNNLTR; translated from the coding sequence TTGAAGTTTTTAGCTCTATTATTATCCGTATTTTTAGGTTTAAAAGCCGAAGTTATGCTATTAAAAGAGTATAGCGATGAAAATTTAAGTGATTGGTATGCTAGTGAAAAGTATGATGGTGTGAGAGCTATCTGGGATGGTAAGAATTTGAAAAGCAGAAATGCTAAGATCATCAACGCTCCAAAATGGTGGCTAAAAGATTTTCCGAGTTTTGCTATAGATGGCGAGCTTTGGAGCAAAAGAGGCGAGTTCGAGTTTATCAGCTCAGTGGTAAGCTCTTTTGATGATAAAGGTTGGGCAAATATCAAATTTATGGTATTTGACGTGCCAAACGCTAAGGGAAATTTACGTGAGCGACTAGAAGTGTTGCGTGAGTTTTTAAAAGAAAATCCAAATAATTTTATACGAGTAATAGAACAAATAAAAATAAACTCAAACCAAGATGCTTTTGCGTTTTTAGATGAGGTTATTAGTGGTGGCGGTGAGGGCGTAGTCGTAAGAAATGCAAATGTGCCTTATAAAAACGGTAGAAGTGGTGAAATTTTAAAGCTCAAAAAATTTAAAGATAGTGAATGCAAAGTCGTCAAACTACAAAGTGGTAAAGGTAAATTTGAAGGGCTTTTGGGTTCGCTTATTTGTGTTGATATTTTTAGCAATGTAGAGCTTAAGATCGGCTCTGGATTTAGCGATGAGCAAAGGCGAAATCCGCCAAAAATAGGTAGCATTATTACTTATAAATATCAAAATTTAACCAAAAATTTAAAGCCTAGATTTCCCATATTTTTACGTGTTAGAAGTGATAATAATTTAACAAGATAA
- a CDS encoding MFS transporter has product MFLNKNIILLLLGQGFSGAVVSLLTFSSGLAGKWLLDGILYAKAPSCLHCYNSSFASLPISATLCGAFIAVFFSSNLMQKFGRKKVFLYASLIGCLGAGFAMFSLVSGLFYLFCFATFLLGFFTALNQFYRFLANEALNLATQNDKNRATAFVVAGGIMGGILGPNLANIGTLIFDTPFVGSFLFVLLLCAINFAITLPLTLTSPNTKKPSQKVPLLTCLKEPNFILATLACAFGFAFMTLIMNAAPLAMSEYKFSYDEAKSVLVWHFIAMYAPSLFLAFFMKNLSPFRLILLGILFYLIAVLVALFSVSFWGFWVSLVLVGIGWAFSFNGGTFMLNAINSEYKLRLQGLNAISIFGANLLASSSVGFVLASGGWEVLNLISFGFIVIFFILFYIFRMQDNL; this is encoded by the coding sequence ATGTTTCTAAACAAAAATATCATTTTATTGCTTTTAGGGCAAGGTTTTAGTGGCGCTGTTGTCTCTTTGCTAACTTTTAGTAGTGGATTAGCTGGAAAGTGGCTGCTTGATGGTATTTTGTATGCTAAGGCTCCTAGTTGTCTGCATTGTTATAACAGTAGTTTTGCCTCGCTTCCTATCTCTGCTACGCTTTGTGGAGCTTTTATAGCTGTATTTTTTTCATCAAATTTAATGCAAAAATTTGGTAGAAAAAAGGTCTTTTTATATGCTTCTTTGATTGGTTGTTTGGGCGCTGGTTTTGCTATGTTTTCACTAGTGTCTGGGCTATTTTATCTATTTTGTTTTGCGACTTTTTTGCTCGGATTTTTTACTGCGCTTAATCAATTTTATAGATTTTTAGCTAATGAAGCTCTAAATTTAGCTACGCAAAATGACAAAAACAGAGCTACAGCCTTTGTCGTAGCAGGTGGGATAATGGGTGGTATTTTAGGACCAAATTTAGCAAACATCGGCACTTTGATATTTGATACGCCTTTTGTTGGCTCATTTTTATTTGTGCTTTTGCTTTGTGCTATAAATTTTGCTATTACTCTGCCATTAACGCTTACTTCACCAAATACTAAAAAACCATCTCAAAAAGTTCCTTTACTAACTTGCTTAAAAGAGCCAAATTTCATTCTTGCTACGCTAGCTTGCGCTTTTGGATTTGCATTTATGACGCTCATTATGAACGCAGCACCACTTGCGATGAGTGAATATAAATTTAGCTATGACGAAGCTAAAAGTGTGCTTGTGTGGCACTTCATAGCTATGTATGCACCAAGCTTATTTTTAGCGTTTTTTATGAAAAATTTAAGTCCGTTTAGGCTTATTTTACTTGGGATTTTGTTTTATTTGATTGCTGTTTTGGTAGCACTTTTTAGCGTGAGTTTTTGGGGATTTTGGGTGAGTTTAGTGCTTGTTGGTATCGGCTGGGCTTTTAGTTTTAATGGCGGAACATTTATGCTAAATGCCATAAACTCAGAGTATAAACTACGCTTACAAGGTCTAAATGCCATTAGCATTTTTGGAGCAAATTTGTTAGCAAGTTCTAGCGTAGGATTTGTGCTAGCAAGTGGTGGTTGGGAAGTGCTAAATTTGATTTCTTTTGGATTTATAGTGATATTTTTTATTTTGTTTTATATATTTAGAATGCAAGATAATCTTTAA
- the galE gene encoding UDP-glucose 4-epimerase GalE — MNILITGGAGYIGSHVLKALLEEGGHNITVVDNFYTGSKEALVTLEKVGKFEFIKCSLEDTSSLREIFRERNFEAIIHFAAYIEVFESTVKPLKYYLNNTANAANLINLAVEHGVSKFIFSSTAATYGEPSSGVVDEQSEQNPINPYGRSKLMTEWILKDAALANRDFKFGILRYFNVAGASTDGLIGQNYPNATHLIKVATETITGKRESMSIFGSDYATKDGTCIRDYIHIEDLASAHLAVLEYLKTNDSDIFNVGYGRGFSVKEVIETAKKVSGVDFKVLNAPRREGDPAMLISDASRLRNKTSWKPTRESLELIISSALEWEKKLK, encoded by the coding sequence ATGAATATCTTGATAACCGGAGGAGCTGGATATATCGGCTCTCACGTTTTAAAAGCTCTGTTAGAAGAGGGTGGGCATAATATAACAGTTGTAGATAATTTCTACACAGGAAGTAAAGAGGCGTTAGTAACGCTTGAAAAAGTTGGGAAATTTGAGTTTATAAAATGCTCTTTAGAAGACACTTCTAGCCTTAGGGAGATTTTTAGAGAGCGTAATTTTGAAGCGATCATACATTTTGCAGCGTATATAGAAGTATTTGAAAGTACGGTAAAACCACTGAAATATTATCTAAATAACACGGCAAACGCCGCAAATTTAATAAATTTAGCTGTTGAACACGGTGTGAGTAAGTTTATATTTAGCTCGACTGCTGCTACTTATGGGGAGCCTAGTAGCGGCGTAGTTGATGAACAAAGTGAGCAAAATCCGATCAATCCATACGGTAGAAGCAAGCTCATGACAGAATGGATCTTAAAAGACGCCGCGCTTGCAAACAGGGATTTTAAATTTGGTATTTTGCGTTATTTTAACGTAGCTGGAGCAAGCACGGATGGGCTTATCGGTCAAAACTATCCAAATGCGACTCACTTAATCAAAGTAGCCACTGAGACGATTACTGGAAAAAGAGAAAGTATGAGTATTTTTGGGAGTGATTATGCTACAAAAGATGGAACTTGCATAAGGGATTACATCCATATAGAAGATCTTGCGAGTGCTCATTTGGCCGTACTTGAATATCTAAAAACAAATGATAGTGATATATTTAATGTTGGCTATGGTAGAGGATTTAGTGTAAAAGAAGTCATCGAAACAGCTAAAAAAGTCAGCGGAGTGGATTTTAAAGTATTAAACGCCCCGCGCCGTGAGGGAGATCCAGCTATGCTTATATCAGACGCTAGTAGGCTTAGAAATAAAACTAGTTGGAAACCGACTCGCGAGAGTTTGGAGCTCATCATTAGCTCAGCTTTAGAGTGGGAGAAAAAACTTAAATGA
- a CDS encoding UDP-glucose dehydrogenase family protein produces the protein MKIAVVGIGYVGLVSGACFAKMGNDVICIDVAEEKIQNLKQGIIPIYEPGLKEIVIEHYEKQNLRFSTDIKGALSFANVVFIAVGTPMGGDGQADLRYVLQVAKSIGEHMQRPLVVVDKSTVPVGTAHKVSEVISKEQQNRGVEIKFEVVSNPEFLKEGAAVEDFLKPDRVVVGASSEFGFNALRELYAPFMRNHNRLIEMDVKSAEMTKYAANSMLATKISFINEMATICEKVGADINMVRRGIGSDSRIGYSFIYPGCGYGGSCFPKDVEALIYTAKQNGIDPLVLKAVEDRNKAQKRVIFDKINTYFNSNLKGKTIAIWGLAFKPNTDDMREATSITIIKLLIKNGAKVQVFDPKAYAEAKIYFKDLDVVYAPNKYDALNDADCVALLTEWSEFRSPDFIEMKNRLKTPIIFDGRNQYDRNILKELGFIYFEIGVANDF, from the coding sequence ATGAAAATAGCAGTAGTAGGTATAGGATATGTTGGATTAGTCAGTGGAGCTTGTTTTGCAAAGATGGGTAACGATGTTATTTGTATAGACGTCGCAGAAGAAAAAATACAAAATCTAAAACAAGGCATTATCCCAATTTATGAACCAGGTCTTAAAGAGATAGTAATCGAGCATTATGAGAAGCAAAATTTAAGATTTAGCACAGATATCAAAGGAGCTTTAAGCTTTGCTAATGTTGTTTTTATAGCAGTCGGTACGCCTATGGGCGGAGATGGACAAGCGGATTTAAGATATGTTTTACAAGTTGCAAAAAGCATAGGCGAACATATGCAGCGCCCACTCGTCGTGGTCGATAAAAGTACAGTTCCAGTAGGAACTGCGCATAAAGTAAGCGAAGTTATATCAAAAGAGCAGCAAAATAGAGGCGTGGAGATCAAATTTGAAGTAGTTAGCAATCCTGAGTTTCTAAAAGAAGGAGCTGCTGTTGAGGATTTCTTAAAGCCTGATCGCGTTGTGGTAGGAGCTAGTAGTGAGTTTGGATTTAATGCTTTAAGAGAGCTTTACGCGCCGTTTATGAGAAATCATAACCGCCTTATAGAGATGGATGTAAAAAGTGCAGAGATGACGAAATACGCTGCAAACTCTATGCTTGCTACTAAAATCAGTTTTATAAATGAGATGGCTACCATCTGTGAAAAAGTCGGAGCAGATATAAATATGGTTAGGCGCGGGATTGGAAGCGACTCTCGTATAGGATACAGTTTTATCTATCCTGGATGCGGTTATGGTGGAAGCTGTTTTCCAAAAGACGTTGAAGCACTTATCTACACCGCTAAACAAAACGGTATAGATCCGTTGGTTTTAAAAGCAGTTGAAGATAGAAATAAAGCTCAAAAAAGAGTGATTTTTGATAAGATAAATACATATTTTAATAGCAATTTAAAAGGTAAAACTATAGCAATCTGGGGGCTTGCATTTAAACCAAATACTGATGATATGAGGGAAGCAACTTCCATAACTATTATAAAGTTACTTATAAAAAATGGAGCTAAAGTACAGGTTTTTGATCCAAAAGCTTATGCTGAAGCTAAAATTTATTTTAAAGATTTAGATGTGGTTTATGCTCCAAACAAATATGATGCTTTAAATGATGCTGATTGCGTAGCGTTACTGACTGAGTGGAGTGAGTTTAGATCTCCCGATTTTATAGAGATGAAAAATCGCCTTAAAACTCCTATTATATTTGATGGACGAAATCAGTATGATAGAAATATTTTAAAAGAGCTTGGATTTATATATTTTGAGATAGGTGTTGCTAATGATTTTTAA
- a CDS encoding oligosaccharide flippase family protein, with translation MALNLISSIVVFSLQMLINFFLTPFILKVLGDEAYGFLGLANSFVNYGYILTLVINSVAGRFVAYEYHRGNLLQASKYYSSVLAVNFIFCIFICVVCSAFILNLKEFINVSEALVDDVKLTMAFYFINFCLGLFNAVLTISAFVKNKLYMISVRNAISTAIFAFVLVALFYIFKPMIYYTAVSALLASIFVFVSAIYITKKLQTGLKFRLKYFRLSLIRKLINSGTWNSFNMLSHTLINGIDLLLCNIFINAASMGILSVSKAAILIAESFIGTVGATFMPKFIELYSKQSINDLINEVKFCLKTLAFISISPVAVFAVLGSEFYTLWLPFKTAYEISFIYNLSLIALIPVIFIAAMQPLLSLNTVTNKLKRPAIANLIMSFSVVTFQLIFIKDFGLYSIAICASSGYLARIILFDIPNAGVNLNQKMSLFYPVFLRNVSVFAVILACLYVMHSFFVITTWSKFVLYGFFMLLVGYALSLFFIFDKFEMSVLMRKFSLVLNKIKNRRSL, from the coding sequence ATGGCTTTAAATCTTATATCAAGTATCGTAGTTTTTAGTCTTCAGATGCTTATAAATTTCTTTTTAACTCCTTTTATCTTAAAGGTTTTAGGAGATGAAGCGTATGGATTTTTAGGCCTTGCAAACTCATTTGTAAATTACGGTTATATCTTAACTTTGGTTATAAACTCAGTCGCAGGACGCTTTGTGGCGTATGAATACCACAGAGGAAACCTCTTGCAAGCAAGCAAATACTACTCATCTGTTCTTGCCGTAAATTTCATATTTTGTATTTTTATCTGCGTGGTTTGTTCTGCTTTTATACTAAATTTAAAAGAGTTTATAAACGTTTCAGAAGCCTTAGTGGACGATGTCAAGCTCACTATGGCGTTTTATTTTATAAATTTTTGTTTAGGACTTTTTAACGCGGTTTTAACCATAAGTGCTTTTGTGAAAAACAAGCTTTATATGATTTCAGTTAGAAATGCCATTTCGACTGCGATTTTCGCGTTTGTTTTGGTGGCGCTTTTTTATATTTTTAAGCCGATGATCTACTACACCGCGGTTTCTGCGTTATTAGCGTCGATTTTTGTATTTGTCAGCGCGATTTATATAACGAAAAAACTACAAACCGGGCTTAAGTTTAGGCTGAAGTATTTTAGGCTAAGCTTAATCAGAAAACTCATAAACTCAGGAACTTGGAATAGCTTTAATATGCTAAGTCATACTTTGATAAATGGTATTGACTTGCTGCTTTGCAATATCTTTATAAATGCAGCTTCTATGGGAATTCTCTCTGTATCAAAAGCTGCTATTTTGATAGCTGAGTCATTTATAGGTACTGTTGGCGCGACTTTTATGCCTAAATTTATAGAGTTATACTCAAAACAAAGCATAAATGATCTCATAAACGAAGTGAAGTTTTGCTTAAAAACGTTGGCTTTTATAAGTATCTCTCCAGTAGCTGTATTTGCAGTGCTTGGAAGCGAATTTTATACTCTTTGGCTACCTTTTAAAACTGCTTATGAGATAAGTTTTATTTACAATCTTTCTCTCATCGCTTTAATACCAGTAATTTTTATAGCAGCTATGCAGCCTCTTCTTAGTTTAAACACGGTTACAAACAAGCTTAAACGCCCTGCCATCGCAAATCTTATTATGTCTTTTAGTGTTGTTACTTTTCAGCTGATTTTTATAAAAGATTTCGGGCTTTATTCTATCGCGATTTGCGCAAGTAGCGGATATTTGGCTAGAATAATTTTATTTGATATACCAAATGCCGGAGTAAATTTAAATCAAAAAATGAGTCTATTTTATCCGGTATTTTTAAGAAATGTTTCTGTTTTTGCCGTTATTTTAGCTTGTTTATATGTGATGCATAGCTTTTTTGTGATAACTACTTGGAGTAAATTTGTACTTTATGGATTTTTTATGCTTTTGGTCGGATATGCTTTGAGTCTGTTTTTTATATTTGACAAATTTGAGATGTCTGTTTTGATGAGAAAATTTAGCTTAGTATTGAACAAAATAAAAAATAGGAGAAGCCTATGA